In Paenibacillus xylanilyticus, the genomic window TCGTTCATGAAATTATTAATAACGATAAGTACAGATTGAGATGATTCGAGTTTGTGCTTCGAGTTTGAGGTTTAGCCCCAATTAAGGAGGTATTACATTGTCCATTCCTAATTTACTCGTTCGTGAAGCTGTGAAGGAAGATGTACCATTTTTGATCGAATTGAATGATCAATTTAATAGAGTTCGTCGAAGCCGGGGAGAGGTGGAAACGGACCTTTTAAATGGAAGAGAAGTTATTATAGTAGCTGTAATGGAAGAGCAAGTCGTTGGATTTGCATGCGGACAGATCTATAAATCGTTTTGCTATGCAGAGCATCAGGCTGAGATCACTGAAATGTACATACAAGAATCCGCACGCAGGAATGGATTGGCCGGAATGATGATTGAACGACTGGAAGGGATTTTTAATCATTCGGGAGTGAAGCACATCAAAATTTTGACAGGAAATAAGAATGCTAAGGCGATAAAAACATATGAAAAAGCAGGTTATGACCGGGAGGATGAATTCGT contains:
- a CDS encoding GNAT family N-acetyltransferase; its protein translation is MSIPNLLVREAVKEDVPFLIELNDQFNRVRRSRGEVETDLLNGREVIIVAVMEEQVVGFACGQIYKSFCYAEHQAEITEMYIQESARRNGLAGMMIERLEGIFNHSGVKHIKILTGNKNAKAIKTYEKAGYDREDEFVFAKELK